A window of the Danio aesculapii chromosome 10, fDanAes4.1, whole genome shotgun sequence genome harbors these coding sequences:
- the LOC130236816 gene encoding uncharacterized protein LOC130236816 — MAEVRLRFGRRACKLSNCPLLDKNGKPVSNAPYIAALINSPQLLEFDWTEADKILCETRPAGVETPRGCKETNSAKASLDYNISNYTEFRKLKAKAPQLHVFSRKSWHLGKRGKLLSSHTGARSHLRRSISKKTPYGLPNDYSWHFMSSSRAYSSTQYNSRPEEPLHKSKSAYYDILEVSPSATHAQIKTAYYKQSFIYHPDKNAGSDDATHRFSQISEAYNVLGNKDLRRKYDRGILSQADLRGSSRGAAGRESSASGQQSRARHSPTVGFSQQKIFDFDTFIKAHYGEQLQKEKQRRQRTQEMLEKDTRRSEDMKKDGMAEVILGVIVVLGVVFMFSSKK; from the coding sequence ATGGCGGAGGTCAGACTGCGGTTCGGCAGAAGAGCTTGTAAGCTTTCAAATTGCCCACTTTTGGATAAGAACGGCAAACCAGTGTCAAACGCGCCGTATATTGCAGCTTTAATAAATTCTCCACAGCTATTGGAGTTTGACTGGACAGAAGCGGATAAAATACTGTGCGAAACGAGACCGGCCGGTGTGGAGACTCCAAGAGGGTGCAAAGAAACAAACAGCGCTAAAGCATCGCTGGACTATAACATTAGCAATTACACTGAATTTCGTAAACTGAAGGCAAAGGCCCCACAACTTCACGTGTTTTCCAGAAAGAGCTGGCATTTAGGAAAACGTGGAAAACTTCTATCCAGCCATACTGGCGCTCGCTCCCATTTAAGGAGATCCATTTCTAAAAAGACTCCTTATGGCCTTCCTAATGATTATTCATGGCACTTTATGTCCTCCAGCAGAGCGTACAGCAGCACGCAGTATAACAGCCGTCCAGAAGAGCCCTTACACAAATCAAAGTCTGCTTATTATGACATTTTGGAAGTGTCTCCATCGGCCACGCATGCGCAGATCAAGACCGCTTATTATAAACAGTCATTCATTTATCACCCTGATAAAAACGCAGGGAGCGACGACGCCACACATCGGTTCTCTCAGATCAGCGAGGCCTACAATGTTCTGGGCAATAAAGACCTGCGGAGGAAATACGACCGCGGCATCCTGAGCCAAGCGGACCTGCGGGGCTCCAGCAGAGGCGCCGCCGGAAGAGAGAGTTCGGCGTCCGGGCAGCAAAGCCGCGCTCGACACTCGCCGACGGTCGGTTTCTCGCAGCAGAAGATCTTCGACTTCGACACGTTCATTAAGGCGCATTATGGAGAGCAGCTGCAGAAGGAAAAGCAGAGGAGGCAGCGCACACAGGAGATGCTGGAGAAGGACACGAGGCGCTCTGAGGACATGAAGAAGGACGGCATGGCGGAGGTTATACTCGGGGTGATTGTGGTTTTAGGAGTGGTGTTCATGTTCAGCTCCAAAAAGTGA
- the kctd7 gene encoding BTB/POZ domain-containing protein KCTD7, with amino-acid sequence MQHNGAGETPNGEPPPLSFSAAAAPLQMATSRVRRFAQEGRTVPPQPRVMVVFSAASDSEKPGDAMSGADKGEEEYRKPAIPVANLNLAKSLRTLDAPEEFPEVIPLNVGGTYFTTRLSTLRRYEDTMLAAMFSGRHHIPRDAEGRYFIDRDGTYFGDILNFLREGELPQRDRVRAVHREAQYYAIGPLLENLEDTQPLTGEKVRQAFLDLLPYYKENLERIVEIAKLRAMQRKARFAKLKICVYKEEMPITPYERPLFNSLRFERSESEAKLFEHHCEVDVSFGPWEAVADVYDLLHCIVSDLAERGISADQQCIGVCDKHLINHYYCKRPIYEFKITWW; translated from the exons ATGCAGCATAATGGAGCAGGAGAAACCCCGAACGGAGAACCGCCTCCGCTTTCATTTAGCGCAGCAGCAGCTCCGCTTCAAATGGCAACATCACGGGTGAGGAGGTTCGCGCAGGAGGGGCGGACGGTCCCTCCTCAGCCCAGAGTGATGGTGGTGTTTTCGGCTGCGAGTGACTCTGAGAAACCGGGGGATGCGATGTCGGGTGCGGACAAAGGAGAAGAGGAGTACCGCAAACCAGCCATTCCTGTCGCTAACCTGAATCTAGCCAAATCCCTTCGCACTTTAGACGCACCTGAGGAG TTTCCTGAGGTCATCCCCTTGAATGTAGGAGGAACATATTTCACCACTCGGCTGTCCACCCTGCGACGTTATGAGGACACTATGTTGGCCGCCATGTTTAGTGGCCGCCACCACATTCCCCGGGATGCAGAGGGACGATATTTCATCGACCGGGACGGAACATATTTTGG GGATATTCTGAATTTCTTGCGCGAGGGTGAGCTGCCTCAGAGGGACCGAGTTCGTGCCGTGCACAGAGAAGCTCAATATTATGCTATCGGACCTCTTTTGGAAAACCTGGAAGACACACAGCCTCTCACTGGAGAGAAAGTGCGACAAGCTTTTCTTGATCTCTTACCCTATTATAAAG AAAATCTGGAGCGCATCGTGGAGATTGCGAAACTCCGTGCCATGCAGCGGAAGGCTCGTTTTGCGAAACTGAAGATCTGTGTGTACAAGGAAGAGATGCCCATCACCCCTTATGAAAGACCGCTGTTCAACTCATTGCGTTTTGAGCGCTCAGAGAGTGAGGCCAAGCTGTTTGAGCACCATTGTGAGGTCGACGTGTCCTTCGGGCCCTGGGAGGCAGTGGCGGATGTTTATGACCTTCTGCACTGCATAGTAAGCGATCTGGCAGAGCGCGGCATCTCTGCTGACCAGCAATGCATCGGCGTTTGCGACAAACACCTTATCAATCACTACTATTGCAAAAGGCCCATCTATGAGTTTAAAATCACCTGGTGGTGA